In Natronococcus occultus SP4, the following proteins share a genomic window:
- a CDS encoding glycosyltransferase, translated as MGAPPDVSFVVPARNEADYLPDCLESIAALETDYEYETIVVDGASTDATADIARTRGATVLEGTGSSIAAGRNRGGRDATGEWLAFIDADTRVRPNYLTELLGFAEREDVAAASSACRMTGPLRAKLMEGTINHVFPRLERPILPGFNFFVHGEAFLETGGFPEVPNEDTAFSRRLGRRLPTDYHDAVLVESSGRRIADSGLAGTLFHYATLDVGRLRASV; from the coding sequence ATGGGCGCCCCACCGGACGTGAGCTTCGTCGTCCCCGCGAGAAACGAGGCCGACTACCTCCCCGACTGTCTCGAGAGCATCGCGGCCCTCGAGACCGACTACGAGTACGAGACGATCGTCGTCGACGGCGCCTCGACCGACGCCACCGCCGATATCGCCCGGACACGCGGCGCGACCGTCCTCGAGGGAACCGGCTCGAGCATCGCCGCCGGGCGAAATCGCGGCGGACGGGACGCGACGGGCGAGTGGCTGGCATTCATCGACGCCGACACCCGCGTTCGCCCGAACTACCTGACCGAGCTGCTCGGGTTCGCCGAGCGCGAGGACGTCGCGGCCGCCAGCTCGGCCTGTCGGATGACCGGACCCCTGCGAGCGAAGCTGATGGAGGGGACGATCAACCACGTCTTCCCGCGGCTCGAACGGCCGATCCTGCCCGGATTCAACTTCTTCGTCCACGGGGAGGCCTTCCTCGAAACCGGGGGGTTCCCCGAGGTCCCCAACGAGGACACCGCCTTTAGCCGTCGACTCGGCCGACGGCTCCCGACGGACTACCACGACGCGGTGCTCGTCGAGAGCTCCGGCCGACGGATCGCCGACAGCGGGCTGGCGGGGACGCTGTTTCACTACGCCACCCTCGACGTGGGTCGGCTCCGGGCGTCGGTCTGA
- a CDS encoding pyridoxamine 5'-phosphate oxidase family protein, whose translation MTTVPPEAERLLENEPVMAHFATSVDGRPHVAPVWFRYEDDLVEIVTTGRKLENVRENPKVALSIQNDDDGDTQWMVTLLGTASVIEDEAETEAARRRINEKYGAPTDAYEENRLVRVDVGTASYRTY comes from the coding sequence GTGACGACGGTTCCACCCGAAGCCGAACGACTGCTCGAGAACGAGCCGGTGATGGCCCACTTCGCCACCTCCGTCGACGGGCGCCCCCACGTCGCGCCCGTCTGGTTTCGCTACGAGGACGATCTCGTCGAGATCGTCACGACGGGACGGAAACTCGAGAACGTCAGGGAGAACCCGAAGGTGGCGCTGTCGATCCAGAACGACGACGACGGCGACACGCAGTGGATGGTGACGCTGCTTGGCACCGCGAGCGTGATCGAGGACGAGGCCGAGACCGAGGCGGCCAGACGCCGGATCAACGAGAAGTACGGCGCGCCCACCGACGCCTACGAGGAGAACCGGCTCGTTCGAGTCGACGTCGGAACGGCGAGCTATCGGACGTACTGA
- a CDS encoding deoxyhypusine synthase has translation MTDDHDSAEDAGHEPERETFEHDPIGHAEARAGMTVGELADEYGNAGVGAANLHEAVDVTEAMFDDDVTVFFGLAGPMVPTGMRRIVADLIRDGYIDALITTGANLTHDSIEAIGGKHHHGCVEAEGKTEREHDETLRDEGVDRIYNVYLPQEYFATFESHLREEVFPVLEAEAEESGPVSIERLTRELGRANAEINEREDIEEGPGIAAAASEHDVPIYCPAVQDSVLGLQAWMYSQTSSFSLDALADMTALTDLAFEAEEAGAFVVGGGVPKNFTLQTMLVAPGAYDYAVQLTMDPQQTGGLSGATLEEARSWGKLETDAENVSVYADATITLPLVVAATRERLE, from the coding sequence ATGACCGACGACCACGACAGCGCCGAGGACGCGGGCCACGAGCCCGAGCGAGAGACGTTCGAACACGATCCCATCGGCCATGCCGAGGCTCGCGCGGGGATGACCGTCGGCGAACTCGCCGACGAGTACGGTAACGCGGGCGTCGGCGCGGCGAACCTCCACGAGGCCGTCGACGTCACCGAGGCGATGTTCGACGACGACGTGACCGTCTTCTTCGGCCTGGCGGGTCCGATGGTGCCGACTGGAATGCGCCGGATCGTCGCTGACCTGATCCGGGACGGGTACATCGACGCGCTGATCACGACCGGAGCGAACCTCACCCACGACTCGATCGAGGCGATCGGCGGCAAGCACCACCACGGCTGCGTGGAGGCCGAGGGGAAAACGGAGCGCGAACACGACGAAACGCTGCGCGACGAGGGGGTCGACCGAATCTACAACGTCTATCTCCCTCAGGAGTACTTCGCGACGTTCGAGTCGCACCTCCGCGAGGAGGTCTTCCCCGTCCTCGAGGCCGAAGCCGAGGAGTCGGGTCCCGTCTCGATCGAACGCCTGACCCGCGAACTGGGACGGGCCAACGCCGAGATCAACGAACGAGAGGACATCGAGGAGGGTCCGGGGATCGCCGCCGCGGCCTCCGAGCACGACGTGCCGATCTACTGTCCGGCGGTCCAGGACTCCGTGCTGGGACTGCAGGCCTGGATGTACTCCCAGACCTCGTCGTTCTCGCTGGACGCCCTCGCGGACATGACCGCGCTGACCGACCTCGCGTTCGAGGCCGAAGAGGCCGGCGCCTTCGTCGTCGGCGGCGGCGTACCGAAGAACTTCACGCTCCAGACGATGCTGGTCGCGCCCGGGGCCTACGACTACGCGGTCCAGCTGACGATGGATCCCCAACAGACCGGTGGGCTCTCGGGGGCGACCCTCGAGGAGGCCCGCTCGTGGGGCAAACTCGAGACGGACGCCGAGAACGTCTCGGTGTACGCCGACGCGACGATCACGCTGCCGCTCGTGGTGGCTGCCACCCGGGAACGTCTGGAGTAG
- a CDS encoding Nif3-like dinuclear metal center hexameric protein encodes MSLDLSTFADRLDERLRTDDYADIDASANGLQVGPDEGTVERVAFAVDGAVEPFEDAAVADADAVVVHHGLSWGGFDRVTGRTYDRLEPLFEHDIALYVSHLPLDGHQELGNAAGVGDVLELEDRAPFGELGPEHIGQCGTVPEPTAPDELVDRLESELVTDGQPVRLLEFGPDEIEDVAIVTGSGVDWLDEAVELGADVLVTGEGKQQVYHEAREAGIHVVLAGHYATETFGVRALQELAEGWGLETTFLEAPTGL; translated from the coding sequence ATGTCCCTCGATCTCTCGACGTTCGCCGATCGACTCGACGAGCGGCTTCGCACCGACGACTACGCCGACATCGACGCCAGCGCGAACGGCCTCCAGGTCGGTCCCGACGAAGGGACCGTCGAGCGGGTCGCGTTCGCCGTCGACGGCGCCGTCGAACCCTTCGAGGACGCAGCCGTGGCCGACGCGGACGCCGTCGTCGTCCACCACGGGCTCTCCTGGGGCGGGTTCGACCGGGTCACCGGGCGGACCTACGATCGCCTCGAACCGCTGTTCGAGCACGACATCGCGCTGTACGTCTCCCACCTCCCGCTGGACGGCCACCAGGAGCTGGGCAACGCCGCCGGCGTCGGCGACGTCCTCGAGCTGGAGGACCGGGCGCCGTTCGGCGAGCTGGGTCCCGAACACATCGGTCAGTGCGGTACCGTTCCGGAGCCGACGGCGCCCGACGAGCTCGTCGACCGCCTCGAGTCGGAGCTGGTGACCGACGGGCAGCCCGTTCGGCTCCTCGAGTTCGGCCCCGACGAGATCGAGGACGTCGCGATCGTCACGGGCAGCGGCGTCGACTGGCTCGACGAGGCCGTCGAGCTCGGCGCGGACGTCCTCGTCACGGGCGAGGGGAAACAGCAGGTCTACCACGAGGCCAGGGAGGCGGGGATCCACGTCGTGCTGGCGGGCCACTACGCCACGGAGACGTTCGGTGTCCGTGCGCTCCAAGAACTCGCCGAAGGGTGGGGGCTCGAGACGACGTTCCTCGAGGCGCCGACCGGGCTGTAG
- a CDS encoding universal stress protein, whose product MFERILLPTDGSERAERAAPYAVELAERFDATLHPIYVVDTEAISHALGPEQVDRINAGQFAEMTELHERAAAAVDGVREYTPGDVDVDPVIEAGNPRTVITEFAAEQGVDLIVMTSQGRGGVRRALFGSVTEAVARDTDVPVLVVDATDDAVDRAEPEREPA is encoded by the coding sequence ATGTTCGAACGAATCCTCCTCCCGACGGACGGCAGCGAGCGGGCGGAGCGGGCGGCGCCGTACGCCGTCGAGTTGGCCGAGCGCTTCGACGCGACGCTACACCCGATCTACGTCGTCGACACCGAGGCTATCAGCCACGCGCTCGGTCCAGAACAGGTCGATCGGATCAATGCCGGTCAGTTCGCGGAGATGACCGAGCTCCATGAGCGGGCTGCGGCGGCGGTCGACGGGGTTCGGGAGTACACCCCGGGCGACGTCGACGTCGACCCGGTGATCGAGGCCGGGAACCCCCGAACGGTGATTACCGAGTTCGCCGCGGAGCAGGGCGTCGATCTCATCGTGATGACCTCGCAGGGGCGGGGCGGGGTCAGGCGCGCGCTGTTCGGGAGCGTCACCGAGGCGGTCGCTCGCGATACGGACGTCCCCGTCCTGGTCGTCGACGCGACCGACGACGCCGTCGATCGGGCCGAACCCGAGCGCGAACCCGCCTGA
- a CDS encoding cbb3-type cytochrome c oxidase subunit I, producing the protein MSDLPPKTSVKRWLVTTNHKDVGILYIVTALFFLVVGGVMALLFRAHLWESGGTGLLTDSQFNQAVSTHGLLMVFWFLSPIASGFANYFVPLQIGAKDLAFPRLNALSYWFYLFSGILFGITYFQGGSFSGGWTMYAPLNVPMYTPALEATSGGNGVVLALILFVLSITLGSVNFITTIHRSRAEGLGLWNMPMFTWTWLLTVWMMLFAFAALLAALLLQASDRLFLTQYFATDQGSGLLWAHLFWFFGHPEVYIVFFPALGIMLEAFQTFTGRRLVGRKWVIIAMVLIAVQSFLVWMHHMFLTTINLEIKTLMMATTIGISLPFDLIVFALIYTMVKGRVRMTTPFLFALGALVLFILGGITGVFLGAVVLDYEFRGTYWVVAHFHYVMASGVTALVGGLYYWWPKLTGRMYSETLGKLNFAVYFVGFNLLYFPQFIAWETPRRVFHYTEGVEIYHQLSTVGAFVFGASFLILFGTLAHSFVAGPRAPENPWEFSRTAEWAIPSPPPLENWDGRPSYASGSLEFVEDSPAETDGGVTHEGPPSAAAAEEAHADHASVWPLGIGFGMFVFFLGLSGITPYTISFAEGTGVPPDALVGTGAEQSVVYPILVVLGVAILGYTLFEFGREQFVVPEMAIAERWPVEGAGTTKVGVWVFLASDVVVFGAIIGAYIFMRLHAGWGEWTTVPFASWPGLLNTYVLLTSSFTVVLALVMAERENKRGLLAALGATLALGLTFMGVKGYEYSVKFADGEYWWYGIEYSIYYVTTGMHALHVIFGLLIAGFMIYRIWSIDAYLEDHRPVEFFGLYWHFVDIVWVILFPLFYLL; encoded by the coding sequence GTGAGCGATCTGCCGCCGAAAACGAGCGTCAAGCGGTGGTTAGTGACGACCAACCACAAGGACGTCGGGATCCTCTACATCGTGACCGCCCTGTTCTTCCTGGTCGTGGGCGGCGTGATGGCGCTACTGTTCCGGGCGCATCTCTGGGAGAGCGGCGGAACCGGCCTGCTCACCGACAGCCAGTTCAACCAGGCGGTCTCGACTCACGGCTTGCTGATGGTGTTCTGGTTTCTCTCGCCGATCGCCTCCGGATTCGCGAACTACTTCGTCCCCTTACAGATCGGGGCGAAGGACCTCGCCTTCCCGCGATTGAACGCCCTGAGCTACTGGTTCTACCTGTTTTCGGGGATCCTGTTCGGGATCACGTACTTCCAGGGCGGCTCGTTTTCGGGCGGGTGGACGATGTACGCGCCCCTGAACGTCCCGATGTACACGCCGGCCCTCGAGGCCACGTCCGGTGGTAACGGCGTGGTACTCGCCCTGATCCTGTTCGTCCTCTCGATCACCCTCGGCTCGGTCAACTTCATTACGACGATCCACCGCTCCCGGGCGGAGGGGCTTGGTCTGTGGAACATGCCGATGTTCACCTGGACGTGGCTGTTGACCGTCTGGATGATGCTGTTCGCGTTCGCGGCGCTGCTCGCCGCGTTGCTGTTACAGGCCTCGGATCGACTCTTCCTGACCCAGTACTTCGCGACCGACCAGGGGTCGGGCTTGCTGTGGGCTCACCTGTTCTGGTTTTTCGGCCATCCGGAGGTGTATATCGTCTTCTTCCCTGCGCTGGGGATCATGCTCGAGGCGTTCCAGACCTTCACCGGGCGGCGACTCGTCGGCCGGAAGTGGGTCATCATCGCGATGGTGCTGATCGCGGTGCAGTCGTTCCTGGTCTGGATGCACCACATGTTTCTGACGACCATCAACTTAGAGATCAAGACCCTGATGATGGCGACGACCATCGGGATCTCGTTACCGTTCGACCTGATCGTCTTCGCGCTGATCTACACGATGGTCAAGGGCCGAGTACGGATGACGACGCCGTTTCTCTTCGCGCTGGGCGCGCTCGTCCTCTTTATTCTGGGTGGCATTACGGGGGTGTTCCTGGGCGCGGTCGTACTGGACTACGAGTTCCGGGGCACCTACTGGGTCGTCGCCCACTTCCACTACGTGATGGCCTCCGGCGTAACGGCGCTGGTCGGCGGGCTCTACTACTGGTGGCCGAAACTCACCGGGCGGATGTACTCCGAGACGCTCGGCAAGCTCAACTTCGCAGTCTACTTCGTCGGCTTCAATCTGCTGTATTTCCCGCAGTTTATCGCCTGGGAGACGCCCCGACGCGTCTTCCACTACACCGAAGGCGTCGAGATCTACCACCAGCTCTCGACGGTCGGCGCGTTCGTCTTCGGGGCGTCGTTTCTGATCCTGTTCGGAACGCTGGCTCACAGCTTCGTCGCGGGGCCGCGAGCGCCCGAGAACCCCTGGGAGTTCTCTCGGACCGCCGAGTGGGCGATCCCCTCGCCCCCGCCGCTCGAAAACTGGGACGGCCGTCCCAGCTACGCCAGCGGTTCCCTCGAGTTCGTCGAGGACTCGCCGGCCGAGACGGACGGCGGCGTCACCCACGAGGGACCTCCCTCCGCGGCGGCCGCGGAGGAGGCCCACGCCGACCACGCCAGCGTCTGGCCGCTCGGCATCGGATTCGGGATGTTCGTCTTCTTCCTCGGACTCTCCGGCATAACGCCGTACACGATCTCGTTCGCCGAGGGAACCGGAGTTCCGCCCGACGCGCTCGTCGGTACCGGTGCCGAACAGAGCGTCGTGTATCCGATTCTGGTCGTTCTCGGCGTGGCAATTCTGGGATACACCCTGTTCGAGTTCGGCCGCGAGCAGTTCGTCGTCCCCGAGATGGCTATCGCCGAACGCTGGCCCGTCGAGGGTGCCGGCACCACGAAGGTCGGCGTCTGGGTATTTCTCGCCTCGGACGTCGTCGTCTTCGGCGCCATCATCGGCGCGTACATCTTCATGCGCCTCCACGCCGGGTGGGGCGAGTGGACGACCGTTCCGTTTGCCTCTTGGCCCGGGCTGTTGAACACGTACGTCCTGCTGACCTCGAGTTTCACCGTCGTCCTCGCGCTGGTGATGGCCGAACGTGAGAACAAACGGGGGCTGCTCGCGGCGCTGGGTGCGACGCTCGCGCTCGGGCTCACGTTCATGGGCGTGAAGGGCTACGAGTACAGCGTCAAGTTCGCCGACGGCGAGTACTGGTGGTACGGAATCGAGTACTCGATCTACTACGTGACAACCGGGATGCACGCGTTACACGTGATCTTCGGCCTGCTGATCGCCGGCTTCATGATCTATCGGATCTGGTCGATCGACGCCTACCTCGAGGACCACCGACCGGTGGAGTTCTTCGGTCTCTACTGGCACTTCGTCGACATCGTCTGGGTCATCCTCTTCCCGCTGTTCTACCTGCTCTGA
- a CDS encoding class I SAM-dependent methyltransferase codes for MNTDEIHDRWADRTGAYSPAYYAHYGPNETSELLCELVGRVVGPDATVLELGCSSGRHLAHLHEHGYDDLHGVDINAEAFEVMERAYPDLAAAGTFHHTTLEEFVRGCETDAFDVVYSVETLQHLHPDAEWVFDELVRLASSLLVTGETDADGPADDTSEDVAGSPTVTEVREADGMPLYVRDWSRAFTDRGWIELEDDATVLDYHTLRAFRPPAE; via the coding sequence ATGAACACCGACGAGATCCACGATCGATGGGCGGACCGAACGGGTGCCTACTCTCCGGCGTACTACGCCCACTACGGGCCAAACGAGACGAGCGAACTGCTCTGTGAACTCGTCGGCCGCGTCGTCGGTCCCGACGCGACCGTCCTGGAGCTGGGCTGTAGCTCCGGTCGCCACCTCGCCCACCTCCACGAGCACGGGTACGACGACCTTCACGGCGTCGATATCAACGCCGAGGCGTTCGAAGTGATGGAGCGAGCCTACCCCGACCTCGCCGCAGCGGGAACGTTCCACCACACAACCCTCGAGGAGTTCGTCCGGGGGTGCGAGACGGATGCGTTCGACGTCGTCTACTCCGTCGAGACGCTCCAGCATCTCCACCCCGACGCCGAGTGGGTGTTCGACGAGCTGGTTCGGCTGGCGTCCTCGCTTCTCGTCACCGGCGAGACCGACGCCGACGGACCGGCGGACGACACATCCGAGGACGTCGCCGGCTCCCCGACCGTGACCGAGGTCCGGGAGGCCGACGGGATGCCTCTGTACGTCCGTGACTGGAGTCGGGCCTTTACCGATCGGGGGTGGATCGAACTCGAGGACGACGCGACTGTTCTCGATTACCACACGCTCAGGGCCTTCCGGCCGCCCGCGGAGTGA
- a CDS encoding cold-shock protein, producing the protein MPTGTVDFFNDTGGYGFIETDESDDDVFFHMEDVGGPDLEEGQEVEFEIEQADKGPRAKNLTRL; encoded by the coding sequence ATGCCAACCGGAACGGTCGACTTCTTCAACGACACTGGCGGCTACGGCTTCATCGAAACCGACGAGAGCGACGACGACGTCTTCTTCCACATGGAAGACGTCGGCGGTCCCGACCTCGAGGAGGGTCAGGAAGTCGAGTTCGAGATCGAACAGGCGGACAAGGGTCCGCGCGCGAAGAACCTCACGCGCCTCTGA
- a CDS encoding acetamidase/formamidase family protein: MVREQVTYEDGVVYEFTPDLEAIATVEPGTKLTIETQDSLNGTIHTEADVIESIPSQVNAATGPIAVEGAEPGDVLRVEIEEIRLTEEQGRVVTIGGFGLLDGDGGIEAPRTRLLSVEDDALAFGDLDIPVEPVIGTIGVATEADAYTTLVPHDHGGNLDTTDMTAGSVAYFPVFQEGGLLAMGDCKAAMADGEMCGTGAEIATEIDVTLEVVSAPEPGLERPLVETADAWKTIASAETLQEACRLANRDASELLAAEHGWDLTDAYMLSSLVGGLEISQVVDPLVTARNAVPKAYLEEPV; this comes from the coding sequence ATGGTACGTGAACAAGTGACGTACGAGGACGGCGTCGTCTACGAGTTTACCCCTGATCTCGAGGCGATCGCGACCGTCGAGCCCGGCACGAAGCTGACGATCGAGACACAGGACAGCCTGAACGGCACGATCCACACGGAGGCCGACGTGATCGAGTCGATTCCCTCGCAGGTCAACGCCGCGACGGGGCCGATCGCGGTCGAGGGTGCCGAGCCGGGCGACGTCCTGCGGGTCGAGATCGAGGAGATCCGACTCACCGAGGAGCAGGGACGAGTGGTCACGATCGGCGGATTCGGCCTGCTCGACGGCGACGGAGGGATCGAGGCGCCCCGAACGCGGTTGCTGTCGGTCGAGGACGACGCGCTCGCGTTCGGCGACCTCGATATCCCCGTCGAACCCGTTATCGGGACGATCGGGGTCGCGACCGAGGCCGACGCCTACACCACGCTGGTTCCCCACGATCACGGCGGCAACCTCGATACGACCGACATGACCGCCGGCTCGGTCGCGTACTTCCCGGTGTTTCAGGAGGGTGGGCTGCTCGCGATGGGCGACTGCAAGGCCGCGATGGCCGACGGGGAGATGTGTGGCACCGGCGCGGAGATCGCCACCGAGATCGACGTCACCCTCGAGGTCGTCTCGGCGCCCGAGCCGGGCCTCGAGCGGCCGCTGGTCGAGACGGCCGACGCCTGGAAGACGATTGCCAGCGCCGAGACCCTCCAGGAGGCCTGCCGGCTGGCCAACCGCGACGCGAGCGAACTGCTCGCGGCCGAGCACGGCTGGGATCTGACCGACGCCTACATGCTCTCGAGTCTGGTCGGCGGGCTCGAGATCAGCCAGGTCGTCGACCCGCTCGTGACCGCCCGCAATGCGGTTCCGAAGGCGTACCTCGAGGAACCGGTTTAA
- a CDS encoding DUF7344 domain-containing protein, whose product MSRRDVTESSPRTVWRLLADPHRRYLLERLHPGEPVTLSSLAAEIAARDRGEPVEAVDPPRRRRVEIALAHNHLPRLADWGVVAYDPSTNQVVLTADRETRRLLEASLRWIC is encoded by the coding sequence ATGTCGCGTCGGGACGTAACCGAGAGTTCTCCGAGGACCGTCTGGCGATTGCTCGCGGATCCACATCGACGATACCTGCTCGAGCGTCTGCATCCGGGAGAGCCGGTAACGCTGTCATCGCTAGCCGCCGAGATCGCCGCCCGGGACCGCGGCGAGCCGGTCGAAGCGGTCGATCCGCCGCGCCGCCGTCGGGTCGAGATCGCCCTCGCCCACAACCACCTGCCGCGACTCGCCGACTGGGGCGTGGTCGCGTACGACCCCTCGACGAACCAGGTCGTCCTCACTGCCGATCGCGAGACGCGTCGGCTGCTCGAGGCGTCGCTGCGCTGGATCTGTTAA
- the speB gene encoding agmatinase yields MFPGATDERERTDGTGQPDRTDANFVVVGAPLDASTTFQPGTRFGPRRIRHFAETFDDYDHRTDQYFSELGVVDHGDVRPWDDVSEYLEWLEGTVRDVVWDEAIPLVLGGEHTVTLAGARAVEPEALVVLDAHLDLRDEYDGNRRSHACVTRRILEDVASVEEVVVLGARTGSEAEWERASEPDVTIVPPEDVADWEPEPALLDRELYCSVDIDAADPGYAPGTGTTEPFGLEPREMRDVVRAIAPAVTGFDAVEVNDRDDGQAASLAGKLVREFVYTRSERA; encoded by the coding sequence ATGTTTCCCGGGGCGACTGACGAGCGCGAGCGAACCGACGGGACGGGCCAACCCGACCGTACGGACGCGAACTTCGTGGTCGTCGGCGCGCCCCTGGACGCTTCGACGACCTTTCAGCCGGGGACCCGCTTTGGCCCCCGGCGCATCCGCCACTTTGCCGAGACGTTCGACGACTACGACCACCGAACGGACCAGTACTTTTCGGAGCTTGGCGTCGTCGATCACGGCGACGTTCGACCCTGGGACGACGTCTCCGAGTATCTCGAATGGCTCGAGGGGACGGTCCGGGACGTCGTCTGGGACGAGGCCATCCCCCTCGTACTCGGTGGTGAACACACCGTCACGCTCGCTGGCGCCCGGGCGGTCGAGCCCGAGGCGCTGGTCGTCCTCGACGCACACCTCGACCTTCGCGACGAGTACGACGGGAACCGCCGCTCCCACGCCTGTGTCACCCGACGGATCCTCGAGGACGTCGCGTCCGTCGAGGAAGTCGTCGTCCTCGGAGCCAGAACCGGCAGCGAGGCGGAGTGGGAACGGGCGAGCGAGCCCGACGTGACGATCGTTCCGCCCGAGGACGTCGCCGACTGGGAGCCGGAACCGGCGCTGCTCGATCGGGAACTGTACTGTAGCGTCGACATCGACGCGGCCGACCCCGGCTACGCGCCGGGAACCGGGACGACCGAGCCGTTCGGGCTCGAGCCCCGTGAGATGCGCGACGTCGTACGCGCGATCGCACCCGCCGTAACCGGGTTCGACGCCGTCGAGGTCAACGACCGCGACGACGGCCAGGCGGCGTCGCTGGCCGGCAAGCTGGTCAGGGAGTTCGTCTACACGCGCTCCGAGCGCGCCTGA
- a CDS encoding translation initiation factor IF-5A, translating to MAKQQQEVRDLQEGSYVVIDDAACKINSYSTAKPGKHGSAKARIEAEGVFDGKKRSLSQPVDAKIWVPIIERKQGQVVSVDGSDMQVMDLETYETITMKVPDDQDVSPDENIEFLEMEDQRKII from the coding sequence ATGGCGAAACAGCAGCAAGAAGTTCGCGACCTCCAGGAAGGAAGCTACGTCGTCATCGACGACGCCGCGTGTAAGATCAACTCCTACTCGACGGCGAAGCCGGGCAAGCACGGCAGCGCCAAGGCCCGCATCGAGGCTGAGGGCGTCTTCGACGGCAAGAAGCGGTCGCTCTCCCAGCCCGTCGACGCGAAGATCTGGGTCCCGATCATCGAGCGCAAGCAGGGTCAGGTCGTCTCCGTCGACGGCTCGGACATGCAGGTCATGGACCTGGAAACGTACGAGACGATCACGATGAAGGTCCCCGACGACCAGGACGTCTCCCCCGATGAGAACATCGAGTTCCTCGAGATGGAAGACCAGCGAAAGATCATATAA
- a CDS encoding aminotransferase class I/II-fold pyridoxal phosphate-dependent enzyme produces the protein MQIDTFGLERWFAKYEHEAEIMLAESGVRSLSTDRFDTDPGELGYVIPTNGDPELRARIAERYDRTASEVLCTCGTQEANFLAVLSALGDSPSDSASGRPHAVVVTPTYQALHAVPDAVGKVTRVPLEPPTWELDVDAVADAIRPETRLVVLNNPNNPTGRYHPLGKVEALYDLAADNDAYLLCDEVYRLLAEDPLAPVASLGPRGLSTASLSKAYGLAGLRFGWLVGDEDVLETAWNWKDYTTISPSVFGQHVAKQALDREREILAENRALVAENHDRVQSFLEKHDLEWYDPVGVNGFVTVPEGFETGKAFCRAVLEEGVVLAPGEFFGHPDRFRIGFGLPTAELEDGLERIERVLE, from the coding sequence ATGCAGATCGACACCTTCGGGCTCGAGCGCTGGTTCGCCAAGTACGAACACGAGGCCGAGATCATGCTCGCGGAAAGCGGTGTGCGGAGCCTCTCGACGGATCGCTTCGATACCGACCCCGGCGAGCTGGGGTACGTGATCCCGACGAACGGCGACCCCGAGCTCCGGGCGCGGATCGCCGAGCGCTACGACCGGACTGCCAGCGAGGTCCTGTGTACCTGCGGGACCCAGGAGGCGAACTTCCTGGCCGTCCTCTCGGCGCTCGGTGACTCGCCGTCCGACTCCGCCTCGGGGCGTCCTCACGCCGTCGTCGTCACTCCAACCTACCAGGCGCTCCACGCCGTCCCTGACGCCGTCGGCAAGGTCACCCGGGTTCCTCTCGAGCCACCGACCTGGGAGCTCGACGTCGACGCCGTCGCCGACGCGATCCGCCCCGAGACGCGACTCGTCGTGCTGAACAACCCGAACAACCCCACGGGTCGGTACCACCCCCTCGGGAAAGTCGAGGCGCTGTACGACCTCGCGGCCGACAACGACGCCTACCTGCTCTGCGACGAGGTTTACAGGCTGCTCGCCGAGGACCCGCTGGCGCCCGTCGCGAGCCTCGGTCCGCGTGGTCTCTCGACCGCGAGCCTCTCGAAGGCCTACGGGCTCGCGGGACTGCGCTTTGGCTGGCTCGTCGGCGACGAGGACGTCCTCGAGACCGCCTGGAACTGGAAGGATTACACCACCATTTCGCCCTCCGTATTCGGCCAGCACGTCGCGAAACAGGCCCTCGACCGGGAACGGGAGATCCTCGCCGAGAACCGCGCGCTCGTCGCCGAGAACCACGATCGAGTACAGTCGTTCCTCGAGAAACACGACCTCGAGTGGTACGACCCCGTGGGCGTCAACGGCTTCGTCACCGTCCCAGAGGGCTTTGAGACCGGGAAGGCGTTCTGTCGGGCCGTCCTCGAGGAGGGTGTCGTCCTCGCGCCCGGGGAGTTCTTCGGCCACCCCGATCGGTTCCGGATCGGGTTCGGGCTCCCGACCGCGGAACTCGAGGACGGACTGGAACGGATCGAGCGCGTCCTCGAGTAG
- a CDS encoding helix-turn-helix transcriptional regulator has protein sequence MENQVTERRNERGLSQGELAEAVGVTRQTINSIERERYDPSLELAFKLAAYFDCRVDDLFDPDLDGE, from the coding sequence ATGGAAAATCAGGTCACGGAACGTCGGAACGAACGGGGGCTGAGTCAGGGTGAACTTGCCGAAGCTGTCGGCGTAACCCGTCAGACGATCAATTCGATCGAGCGCGAACGGTACGATCCATCACTGGAACTGGCCTTCAAGCTGGCAGCGTACTTCGACTGTCGCGTCGACGATCTCTTCGATCCGGATCTCGACGGCGAGTAA